In Candidatus Rokuibacteriota bacterium, one genomic interval encodes:
- a CDS encoding ABC transporter ATP-binding protein, protein MPILEGRGLSVAFGGLSALRGVDVTLEEHEVVGLLGPNGSGKSTLFDVLGGLRRPTSGEVWFRGERITGGPPWVAGRLGIGRTFQIPRPFAGLTARDSVLVGVTFRSRQRYRRAVDRRAEAERLLALVGLGDKAGARAAALSLGEMKRLELAVALSSRPALLLLDELASGLSPRGREEVLLFYARLRERGVTIFAVEHSFGILARVADRMLVLDQGQIVADGAPAAVLASPRVAAAYLGEEEP, encoded by the coding sequence GTGCCCATCCTTGAGGGGCGGGGCCTGAGTGTGGCCTTCGGGGGGCTCTCCGCCCTCCGTGGCGTGGACGTCACCCTGGAGGAACATGAGGTGGTCGGGCTGCTGGGCCCCAACGGGTCGGGGAAGTCCACGCTCTTCGACGTGCTCGGCGGGCTCCGGCGCCCCACCTCGGGGGAGGTGTGGTTCCGCGGCGAGCGGATCACGGGCGGACCGCCCTGGGTGGCCGGGCGGCTCGGCATCGGCCGGACATTCCAGATCCCGCGCCCCTTCGCCGGGCTCACCGCCCGCGACAGCGTCCTGGTGGGCGTGACATTCCGCAGCCGGCAGCGCTACCGCCGGGCGGTCGACCGCCGCGCCGAGGCCGAGCGGCTGCTGGCGCTGGTGGGGCTCGGCGACAAGGCCGGCGCGCGCGCCGCGGCGCTCTCGCTGGGCGAGATGAAGCGCCTCGAGCTGGCCGTGGCCCTCTCGAGCCGCCCTGCGCTGCTCCTGCTGGACGAGCTGGCCTCGGGGCTGTCGCCGAGAGGGCGGGAGGAGGTGCTGCTCTTCTACGCCCGCCTGCGCGAGCGTGGCGTGACCATCTTCGCCGTGGAGCACTCCTTCGGCATCCTCGCGCGGGTCGCGGACCGGATGCTCGTGCTGGACCAGGGCCAGATCGTCGCCGATGGTGCTCCTGCGGCCGTGCTCGCCTCCCCGCGGGTCGCCGCCGCCTACCTGGGCGAGGAGGAGCCGTAG
- a CDS encoding ABC transporter ATP-binding protein has product MLSVRNVHAGYGDLTVLRGVSLEVRAGEFVALVGPNGAGKSTLLKALAGLLPVASGEIALDGERIDGLAPYAIAARGLTLIPEGRRLFGPLSVRENLELGAFLPSARARREETLRTILRLFPILQDKGSAPARILSGGEQQMLALARGLMARPRLLCLDDPFLGLARSVTDRFCQAVHAITSEGITILAAGQHVRRLLRLATRGYLLEAGQVALSAPGPALLDDPRLRQTLLELGTAT; this is encoded by the coding sequence CTGCTGAGCGTCAGGAACGTCCACGCCGGCTACGGCGATCTCACCGTGCTACGCGGCGTGTCGCTCGAGGTGCGCGCGGGCGAGTTCGTCGCCCTCGTGGGCCCCAACGGCGCCGGGAAGTCCACCCTCCTGAAGGCGCTGGCCGGACTCCTGCCTGTCGCCAGCGGGGAGATCGCGCTTGACGGGGAAAGGATCGACGGGCTGGCTCCTTACGCCATCGCCGCGCGAGGGCTCACTCTGATCCCGGAGGGGCGGCGCCTCTTCGGCCCGCTCTCCGTCCGGGAGAACCTCGAGCTCGGCGCCTTCCTCCCGTCGGCGCGCGCGCGCCGTGAGGAGACGCTGCGAACCATCCTTCGCCTCTTCCCGATCCTGCAGGACAAGGGCAGCGCGCCGGCGCGCATCCTCTCCGGAGGGGAGCAGCAGATGCTGGCGCTGGCGCGCGGCCTCATGGCCCGGCCGCGTCTCCTGTGCCTCGACGATCCTTTCCTCGGGCTGGCGCGAAGCGTGACGGACCGCTTCTGCCAGGCCGTGCACGCCATCACCTCGGAGGGAATCACCATCCTGGCGGCCGGACAGCACGTGCGCCGGCTCCTGCGGCTGGCGACGCGCGGCTACCTGCTGGAGGCCGGGCAGGTGGCGCTCAGCGCGCCCGGCCCCGCGCTCCTGGACGATCCACGGCTCCGGCAGACGCTCCTCGAGCTCGGGACGGCCACCTGA
- a CDS encoding cytochrome c, whose protein sequence is MLVIAAPALLLLAGSLAASLFLPHPIPRTATPAQRLYLTYCASCHGADGRGSWRATLLLIQPGNLADPRIIDNLSDEYLHELIRRGGAEIGKPGMPAFGFHLSEEQVQELVRQLRTLGRG, encoded by the coding sequence ATGCTCGTCATCGCAGCCCCGGCGCTGCTGCTCCTGGCCGGGAGCCTCGCGGCCTCGCTCTTCCTGCCGCATCCGATCCCCCGGACGGCGACGCCCGCCCAGCGGCTCTACCTCACCTACTGCGCGAGCTGCCACGGCGCCGACGGCCGGGGTTCCTGGCGGGCGACTCTCCTGCTGATCCAGCCGGGGAACCTCGCCGATCCGCGCATCATCGACAACCTGTCCGACGAGTACCTCCACGAGCTGATCAGGCGCGGCGGCGCGGAGATCGGGAAGCCGGGGATGCCGGCCTTCGGATTCCACCTGTCGGAGGAACAAGTGCAGGAGCTTGTCCGCCAGCTGCGCACGCTCGGGCGGGGCTGA
- a CDS encoding tetratricopeptide repeat protein: MHFPRMPLGTRGGRGWRLSTCLVLALAAAGVALAAAPAHAQQSEADVLVAQAILAYDDRRYDEALASLREALAQDPGNLEGLYYTGLVLMAQQKPAAAIAPLETARAKAPDDLAVLYQLGVAYFAARQYDRAEDPLTRVFAAEPRTDGVGYYVGFIRYRNGNYQGALEALRAGASADAGIQQLTRFYAGLALAGLGRSAEAATEVEAAVKVLPASPLTGPAERFRDTVLAARERDRRFRAELRAGFTYDSNAPVQPEPSHDPDAEAARRHRRDTVGELFGLRLEYAWLRNGPWEATVSYSFFQTVYNDLPGFNVQDHLGSLAGVYRAAVGPMPYQLGLQYAYDYLTLDDDEFLQRHTATASALLVEDATHLSALQLRLQTKEFSNDSNVLPEEVRDAKNWMAGVLHVLRFAGDRHLVRLGYQFDVEDADGRNFKYQGHRLLAGAQYTLPWGRTRLRYDVDVHYRNYAHAHSILPRVNPATRERVDTEQAHVARVEQPLPAGFTLAVEYQGIVSRSNLPLFSFNRNIFSLIVSWQY, translated from the coding sequence ATGCACTTCCCACGCATGCCGCTCGGGACGCGAGGTGGCCGCGGGTGGAGGCTCTCCACCTGTCTCGTGCTGGCCCTGGCCGCCGCCGGCGTGGCGCTGGCGGCCGCACCCGCCCATGCCCAGCAGTCCGAGGCCGACGTCCTGGTGGCGCAGGCCATCCTCGCCTACGACGACAGGCGATACGACGAGGCGCTCGCGAGCCTGCGGGAGGCGCTGGCCCAGGACCCCGGGAACCTGGAAGGGCTCTACTACACAGGCCTCGTCCTCATGGCCCAGCAGAAGCCCGCGGCGGCCATCGCGCCCCTCGAGACGGCGCGCGCCAAGGCGCCCGACGACCTCGCCGTGCTGTACCAGCTCGGGGTCGCCTACTTCGCTGCGAGGCAGTACGACCGGGCGGAGGACCCGCTCACTCGCGTGTTCGCGGCGGAGCCGCGGACCGACGGCGTCGGCTACTACGTTGGGTTCATCCGTTACCGCAACGGCAACTACCAGGGGGCGTTGGAGGCCCTGCGGGCCGGGGCCTCGGCCGATGCAGGGATCCAGCAACTCACGCGCTTCTATGCGGGGCTCGCGCTCGCCGGCCTCGGGCGCAGCGCCGAGGCCGCCACCGAGGTGGAGGCCGCGGTCAAGGTGCTGCCCGCCTCGCCGCTTACCGGGCCCGCCGAGCGCTTCCGCGACACCGTGCTGGCGGCCCGGGAGCGTGATCGGCGCTTCCGGGCCGAGCTGCGCGCCGGCTTCACCTACGACAGCAACGCGCCTGTGCAGCCGGAGCCGAGCCATGATCCGGACGCGGAGGCGGCGCGACGCCACCGGCGCGACACGGTCGGGGAGCTCTTCGGGCTGAGGCTCGAGTACGCCTGGCTCCGGAACGGACCCTGGGAGGCCACGGTTTCCTACTCCTTCTTCCAGACTGTGTACAACGACCTGCCGGGCTTCAACGTGCAGGACCACCTGGGCTCTCTCGCCGGCGTCTACCGGGCGGCGGTCGGGCCAATGCCCTACCAGCTGGGGCTTCAGTACGCCTACGACTACCTGACCCTCGACGACGACGAGTTCCTCCAGCGGCACACCGCGACCGCGAGCGCGTTGCTGGTGGAGGACGCCACCCACCTGAGCGCGCTGCAGCTACGCCTGCAGACCAAGGAGTTCTCCAACGACTCCAACGTCCTGCCGGAAGAGGTCCGCGACGCGAAGAACTGGATGGCCGGCGTGCTGCACGTCCTGCGCTTCGCGGGGGACCGGCACCTGGTCCGGCTCGGCTACCAGTTCGACGTGGAGGACGCCGACGGGCGGAACTTCAAGTACCAGGGGCACCGGCTCCTCGCTGGCGCCCAGTACACGCTGCCGTGGGGCCGGACGCGGCTCAGGTACGATGTCGACGTGCACTACCGGAACTACGCCCACGCGCACAGCATCCTGCCCCGCGTCAACCCGGCGACGCGCGAGCGGGTGGACACCGAGCAGGCCCACGTGGCCCGCGTGGAGCAACCGCTGCCGGCCGGCTTCACCCTGGCCGTCGAGTATCAGGGCATCGTGAGCCGCTCGAACCTGCCGCTCTTCTCCTTCAACCGGAACATCTTCTCGCTGATCGTCTCCTGGCAGTACTGA
- a CDS encoding FecR domain-containing protein, whose translation MTSPAGRAVLLATLLLGVPLHPAWAQGVGVVTTLSGQATVARPVLPAPVPLKFRDDVFTRDRISTAENALLRVLLGGKALVTVRELSVLTVTEELGRSTVDLDSGKLAFGLVRQRVRPGEAFEIRTPNAVAAVRGTVVVAEVFRRSSQAAPALAVVQSDLSVLSGFVDVLLRGIAGALPVRVGAMETLSIIGNTFGQVRPLTPDAAARLMTNLRPRPQHTATPDPARRALTGQQQGQATMDAGVVELRGDRVGERQILGGSESLQKQVPLIPQVQPRGPSCSGPYC comes from the coding sequence ATGACCTCGCCGGCTGGTCGCGCGGTGTTGCTGGCGACGCTGCTGCTCGGCGTTCCCCTGCATCCCGCGTGGGCCCAGGGGGTGGGAGTGGTGACGACGCTCTCGGGGCAGGCCACCGTGGCGCGGCCCGTCCTTCCCGCTCCCGTCCCGCTCAAGTTCAGGGACGACGTCTTCACGCGGGACCGGATCAGCACGGCCGAGAACGCGCTCCTCCGCGTGCTCCTGGGCGGCAAGGCGCTCGTGACCGTTCGCGAGCTCTCCGTGCTGACGGTGACGGAGGAGCTCGGCCGCTCCACCGTGGACCTCGACTCCGGCAAGCTCGCCTTCGGCCTGGTCCGCCAGCGGGTGCGCCCCGGCGAGGCCTTCGAGATCCGGACGCCGAACGCCGTGGCCGCCGTCCGGGGCACCGTCGTGGTTGCCGAGGTCTTCCGTCGCTCGAGCCAGGCGGCGCCGGCGCTGGCGGTGGTCCAGTCGGACCTGTCCGTCCTCTCCGGCTTCGTCGACGTGCTGCTCCGCGGGATCGCGGGCGCCCTGCCCGTGCGCGTGGGGGCCATGGAGACGCTGAGCATCATCGGCAACACCTTCGGTCAGGTGCGTCCCCTGACGCCGGACGCGGCGGCGCGGCTCATGACGAACCTGAGACCGCGCCCCCAGCACACGGCCACCCCCGACCCGGCCCGCCGCGCTCTCACGGGCCAGCAGCAGGGGCAGGCCACGATGGACGCCGGCGTCGTCGAGCTCCGGGGGGATCGGGTGGGTGAACGACAGATCCTGGGAGGCAGCGAGAGCCTTCAGAAGCAGGTCCCGCTCATCCCGCAGGTGCAGCCGCGCGGCCCTTCCTGCTCGGGGCCCTACTGCTGA
- a CDS encoding DUF2723 domain-containing protein — protein MNNRGGGLAARLRALGHRGAISDVALLAGSLALYLGTLAPTVYTFDSAELAAGAYVLGIVHATGYPLYLLLAKAFMLLVPWGDMAYRANLFSALCAALSLVLLRRVMVALTGSPGAALAAAAALGASFPFWSQAVVAEVYTLHILLVAGMLWLLLAWRAGGRPRHLVGLALVFGLSLANHMSALLLAPGLVFVLWRERGRHRIPPVALALGCGAAAIGPLTYLYLPLRYAAGPALNYAETLGVDLRTADGVAWMVRGAMFSHLMFGYRLVELPGEVLRLGALLWRAFLGAGPALAALGLMTQWGRDRTAAAALGLMGGGTAVFYVSYRVPDKETMFLVPLLVVSVWMAVGFERVLAWAGRTGAPRPRWVVAMVAAGVVAALVVTNYPRVDLRGNDNVRRYAEAVLGEVAADAFVVGGWVHLTPLAYLQVVEGRRPDVQLFDWGLYGLGRQSRLRAQGLPAEAARDAALDEILVTVQRELLSGRPVYSLEDNHLLRERFVLLRQQRVVRVCDLDGCQ, from the coding sequence GTGAATAACCGGGGCGGGGGGCTCGCGGCCCGGCTCCGGGCCCTGGGGCACCGGGGCGCCATCTCCGACGTGGCGCTCCTGGCGGGGAGCCTCGCTCTCTACCTCGGGACGCTCGCGCCCACCGTCTACACCTTCGACAGCGCGGAGCTGGCGGCCGGCGCCTACGTGCTGGGGATCGTGCACGCCACCGGCTACCCGCTCTACCTCCTGCTCGCCAAGGCGTTCATGCTGCTGGTGCCGTGGGGCGACATGGCCTACCGCGCCAATCTCTTCTCGGCGCTCTGCGCCGCGCTGTCGCTGGTCCTGCTCCGCAGGGTGATGGTGGCGCTGACCGGCTCGCCAGGCGCGGCGCTGGCCGCCGCGGCCGCCCTCGGGGCCTCGTTCCCCTTCTGGTCCCAGGCCGTTGTCGCCGAGGTCTACACCCTGCACATCCTCCTCGTCGCCGGCATGCTCTGGCTCTTGCTCGCGTGGCGCGCGGGCGGCCGGCCGCGACACCTCGTCGGCCTCGCGCTCGTCTTCGGGCTCTCGCTCGCCAACCACATGTCCGCGCTGCTGCTGGCCCCCGGGCTGGTCTTCGTCCTCTGGCGCGAGCGCGGGCGCCACCGGATCCCGCCCGTCGCCCTGGCGCTCGGCTGCGGCGCCGCGGCGATCGGCCCGCTGACCTACCTCTACCTGCCCCTCCGCTACGCGGCGGGGCCGGCGCTCAACTACGCCGAGACACTGGGCGTGGATCTCCGCACCGCGGACGGGGTCGCCTGGATGGTGCGCGGCGCCATGTTCTCCCACCTGATGTTCGGCTACCGGCTGGTGGAGCTCCCCGGCGAGGTGCTCCGCCTCGGCGCCCTCCTGTGGCGCGCCTTCCTCGGTGCGGGGCCCGCGCTGGCCGCGCTGGGCCTCATGACGCAGTGGGGGCGGGACCGGACCGCCGCCGCGGCGCTGGGCCTGATGGGCGGAGGCACGGCCGTCTTCTACGTCTCGTACCGCGTGCCGGACAAGGAGACGATGTTCCTGGTGCCGCTGCTCGTGGTGAGCGTGTGGATGGCGGTGGGGTTCGAGCGGGTCCTCGCCTGGGCCGGCCGCACCGGGGCGCCGCGCCCGCGGTGGGTCGTGGCGATGGTCGCGGCCGGCGTCGTCGCCGCCCTGGTGGTCACGAACTACCCCCGGGTGGACCTGCGCGGCAACGATAATGTCCGGCGCTACGCCGAGGCCGTGCTGGGCGAGGTGGCGGCGGATGCCTTTGTCGTGGGCGGCTGGGTCCACCTCACCCCGCTGGCGTATCTGCAGGTGGTGGAGGGGCGGCGCCCGGACGTCCAGCTCTTCGACTGGGGGCTGTACGGCCTGGGGCGGCAATCGCGGCTGCGCGCCCAGGGGCTCCCGGCCGAGGCGGCCCGGGACGCGGCGCTGGACGAGATCCTCGTGACAGTGCAGCGGGAGCTGCTCTCGGGGCGGCCGGTGTACTCCCTGGAGGACAACCACCTCCTCCGGGAGCGCTTCGTCCTCCTGCGGCAGCAGCGCGTCGTCCGTGTCTGCGACCTCGACGGCTGTCAGTGA
- a CDS encoding copper-binding protein, whose protein sequence is MPRASRWAAPALFLLLLAGFAAGIWGSYRAVFPGQGLYRVTGVLEARSGEAMILVKHDAVPGLMDEMTSMTFMAESRELLDRAGVLPGDRIRLTVRQLPDRLLVVEIRKLR, encoded by the coding sequence GTGCCCCGGGCCTCACGCTGGGCCGCCCCGGCGCTCTTCCTGCTGCTGCTCGCCGGCTTCGCGGCCGGCATCTGGGGCAGCTACCGCGCGGTGTTCCCGGGGCAGGGACTCTACCGGGTGACCGGCGTGCTCGAGGCCCGCTCGGGCGAGGCCATGATCCTGGTCAAGCACGACGCCGTGCCGGGGCTGATGGACGAGATGACCTCGATGACCTTCATGGCCGAGTCGCGGGAGCTCCTCGATCGGGCCGGGGTCCTCCCGGGGGACCGCATCCGTCTCACCGTGCGCCAGCTGCCAGACCGGCTGCTCGTGGTGGAGATCCGGAAGCTCCGGTGA
- a CDS encoding acyl-CoA synthetase yields the protein MGRIPASYLPPRELWPQRIYTLPEHATYPRLLNSTEELVDRHVAEGRGDRAAILYEGQTMTYRALAASVNRVGGALRALGIEEEDRVLLRSPSIPPALVANFAVLKLGAVVVPTSPLFSRTEIAHVAGLTEAVALVVAAPLLDEVEAARAELKTVKHVIVIGGDAADLKARGYVPYGELVARGPERLEPVRRDRMAVSVLLFTSGTTGLPKGTVHFMEEALSVPDGFGRHGWGVTADDVIGGPAPLSLAAGYSTQAVIPFRFGAAASLLPRFTPEGMFEQIQKHRITIVSILPTAYRKMLQVPEARQKYDLSSVRVCTGGGESLGAETYRAWKETFGHEIYEGLGTTEMMYVFISSAVTRRVKPGAIGPAVPGYELRVVSEEGADCRPGEPGRLMARGPTGTVYWRDQEKQEQAVWNGWCRAGDFVTMDEDGYIRFLSREDDLIKSSGYRIGPEEIEEALSRHPAVADCAVIGVPDAVRGQNTCAYVVLKPGASPGELLAGELIEFCRDRLAVYKLPRAVEFVPALPRAPGPAGPGTGKLLRRVLRDKRG from the coding sequence ATGGGCCGGATCCCCGCGTCGTATCTGCCGCCCCGCGAGCTGTGGCCGCAGCGCATCTACACGCTGCCCGAGCACGCCACGTACCCCCGGCTCCTCAACTCGACCGAGGAGCTGGTGGACCGCCACGTGGCGGAGGGGCGGGGCGACCGCGCGGCGATCCTCTACGAGGGTCAGACGATGACGTACCGGGCGCTGGCGGCCTCCGTCAACAGGGTCGGCGGCGCGCTCCGGGCCCTGGGAATCGAGGAGGAGGACCGGGTGCTGCTGCGCTCGCCCTCCATCCCGCCCGCGCTGGTGGCAAACTTCGCCGTGCTCAAGCTCGGCGCCGTGGTCGTGCCGACGTCGCCGCTGTTCTCCCGGACCGAGATCGCGCACGTGGCGGGGCTCACGGAGGCCGTGGCCCTGGTCGTTGCCGCTCCGCTCCTGGACGAAGTGGAGGCGGCGCGAGCCGAGCTCAAGACGGTGAAGCACGTCATCGTGATCGGCGGGGACGCGGCCGACCTCAAGGCCAGGGGCTACGTCCCGTATGGCGAGCTGGTGGCGCGCGGCCCGGAGCGCCTCGAGCCCGTGCGCCGCGACCGCATGGCCGTCTCCGTCCTGCTCTTCACCTCGGGGACCACGGGGCTGCCCAAGGGGACGGTCCACTTCATGGAGGAGGCCCTCAGCGTGCCGGACGGCTTCGGCCGCCACGGCTGGGGGGTGACCGCCGACGACGTGATCGGCGGGCCCGCGCCCCTGTCGCTCGCCGCCGGCTACTCGACCCAGGCGGTGATCCCCTTCCGCTTCGGCGCCGCGGCGTCGCTCCTGCCGCGCTTCACGCCCGAGGGCATGTTCGAGCAGATCCAGAAGCACCGGATCACCATCGTCTCCATCCTGCCCACGGCCTACCGGAAGATGCTCCAGGTGCCGGAGGCGCGGCAGAAGTACGACCTCTCGTCCGTGCGCGTCTGCACCGGCGGGGGGGAGTCCCTGGGCGCGGAGACCTACCGCGCCTGGAAGGAGACGTTCGGCCACGAGATCTACGAGGGGCTCGGCACCACCGAGATGATGTACGTGTTCATCTCCTCGGCCGTCACCCGGCGCGTGAAGCCCGGGGCCATCGGCCCCGCGGTGCCGGGATACGAGTTGCGCGTGGTGAGCGAGGAAGGCGCGGACTGCCGGCCCGGCGAGCCCGGGCGACTCATGGCCCGCGGGCCGACGGGCACCGTGTACTGGCGGGACCAGGAGAAGCAGGAGCAGGCCGTCTGGAACGGCTGGTGCCGCGCCGGGGACTTCGTCACGATGGACGAGGATGGCTACATCCGGTTCCTCTCGCGCGAGGACGACCTCATCAAGTCCTCCGGCTACCGCATCGGCCCCGAGGAGATCGAGGAAGCCCTCTCTCGCCACCCGGCCGTGGCTGACTGCGCCGTGATCGGCGTGCCCGACGCCGTCCGCGGCCAGAACACATGCGCGTATGTGGTCCTCAAGCCGGGGGCGTCCCCCGGCGAGCTCCTCGCGGGGGAGCTGATCGAGTTCTGCCGGGACCGGCTGGCCGTCTACAAGCTGCCGCGCGCGGTGGAGTTCGTTCCGGCGCTTCCGCGCGCCCCGGGCCCGGCGGGCCCCGGCACCGGCAAGCTCCTGCGGCGCGTCCTGCGGGACAAGCGCGGGTAG
- a CDS encoding CoA transferase, with protein sequence MTDAARATTWPQFAREITDPARAHEKPEALDDLRVLDCSSGNFAALFASSILAEFGAEVIRVEPPAGDVARLFSPGGVQHRGTGLAYLVEARNKRHITLDLRSEQGRLLLARLARHMDIVIESELPGQMDTWGVGYRQLSVLNPRLIYLAVSTHGQFGPRAARAMPDYDITDQAMSGVPYVTGEAEGSGPAESSVPTRQGNWAAWYVGGAFGVLAALAALHWRVASGRGQLIDLAPGEAEMRLSDVGVLWYHAYQRIHERVGDLHIQVFPYTLVKTRDSYAFVAGFSDINFAGLTNIMERPDLKERFATTRDRILKARELHQELERWSADLTADEILTRFQDYMTHKRGPGTVATARLNRPQDVLGEAHWRERGVLRTVEDPDYGELLLQAPPWKLSRTPPRIKWACRPVGADNELIYLKYLGLGKGDLQTLRAAGAI encoded by the coding sequence ATGACCGACGCCGCCCGCGCCACGACGTGGCCCCAGTTCGCCAGGGAGATCACGGATCCCGCCCGCGCCCACGAGAAGCCTGAGGCCCTCGACGATCTCCGTGTCCTCGATTGCTCCAGCGGCAACTTCGCCGCCCTCTTCGCCTCGTCCATCCTGGCCGAGTTCGGCGCCGAGGTCATCCGCGTGGAGCCGCCGGCGGGCGACGTGGCGCGCCTCTTCTCTCCGGGCGGGGTGCAGCACCGCGGCACGGGGCTCGCCTACCTCGTGGAGGCGCGGAACAAGCGGCACATCACGCTCGATCTCCGCAGCGAGCAGGGGCGGCTCCTGCTGGCCCGCCTGGCGCGCCACATGGACATCGTGATCGAGAGCGAGCTGCCCGGCCAGATGGACACCTGGGGGGTCGGCTACCGCCAGCTCTCGGTCCTGAACCCCCGGCTGATCTACCTCGCCGTCTCCACCCACGGCCAGTTCGGCCCGCGCGCGGCCCGGGCGATGCCGGACTACGACATCACCGACCAGGCGATGTCGGGCGTGCCCTACGTGACCGGGGAAGCCGAGGGCTCGGGGCCCGCCGAGTCCTCGGTACCCACCCGGCAGGGCAACTGGGCGGCCTGGTACGTGGGAGGGGCCTTCGGGGTGCTGGCGGCGCTGGCGGCCCTGCACTGGCGCGTCGCGAGCGGTCGGGGGCAGCTCATCGACCTCGCCCCCGGGGAGGCCGAGATGCGCCTCTCCGACGTGGGCGTGCTCTGGTACCACGCCTACCAGCGCATCCACGAGCGAGTGGGAGACCTGCACATCCAGGTCTTCCCGTACACGCTCGTCAAGACCCGCGACTCCTACGCCTTCGTGGCGGGCTTCTCCGACATCAACTTCGCGGGCCTCACCAACATCATGGAGCGCCCCGACCTGAAGGAGCGCTTCGCCACCACCCGCGACCGGATCCTGAAGGCCCGGGAGCTCCACCAGGAGCTGGAGCGCTGGTCCGCCGACCTGACGGCGGACGAGATCCTGACCCGCTTCCAGGACTACATGACCCACAAGCGCGGCCCGGGGACCGTGGCCACGGCGCGGCTCAACCGGCCGCAGGACGTGCTCGGGGAGGCTCACTGGAGAGAGCGCGGCGTGCTCCGGACGGTGGAGGATCCCGACTACGGGGAGCTGCTCCTGCAGGCGCCGCCGTGGAAGCTGTCGCGGACGCCGCCCCGTATCAAGTGGGCCTGCCGGCCGGTGGGCGCGGACAACGAGCTCATCTACCTCAAGTACCTGGGCCTGGGCAAGGGCGACCTGCAGACCCTGCGCGCCGCTGGCGCGATCTAG
- a CDS encoding CoA transferase, producing MTERQAQDYFQWTAALFDRARIFDKPEALRGIRVLELTTLVLGPTTADFLGELGAEVVKVELPPGGDTMRYVTPEAMYWQNASIGFFPENHSKYHIGIDLHAEEGKALFRQLAAKSDILVENFRAGTLDKWGVGYRQMREIDPRLIYVADSGFGQWGPFSQGRASYDAVAQTVSGMIGITGFPGRPPILCGMFIGDWFGGLMGATAALAALHHRDRTGEGQFVDFAQSEGLIRTLDWTWVRHGLTGQDRGPAGNRDEALVPADIFSTRDGYVAVAAARDAEFKGLCQAMGEPGLAADPRYATLPERQKPEHMTALLDRIRGWAGKLARAEVEAAGARHGFAAVRVATARDKFEDDHLRARGSVWEYEDPLYGKLVEQGPAAKLSETPARIKWAAKPVGWHNQDVLTRLLGLSPSAIAALQERKVIGQWADRNGARPPAEWTGGPRI from the coding sequence ATGACGGAACGGCAGGCCCAGGATTACTTCCAGTGGACGGCGGCCCTCTTCGACCGCGCCAGGATCTTCGACAAGCCCGAGGCCCTGCGCGGGATCCGGGTGCTCGAGCTGACGACGCTGGTCCTGGGCCCCACCACTGCCGACTTCCTGGGCGAGCTGGGCGCGGAGGTCGTCAAGGTGGAGCTGCCGCCTGGCGGCGACACCATGCGCTACGTGACCCCGGAGGCCATGTACTGGCAGAACGCCTCCATCGGCTTCTTCCCCGAGAACCACTCCAAGTACCACATCGGCATCGACCTGCACGCGGAGGAGGGCAAGGCGCTCTTCAGGCAGCTCGCCGCCAAGTCGGACATCCTGGTGGAGAACTTCCGCGCGGGGACGCTGGACAAGTGGGGGGTGGGCTACCGGCAGATGCGCGAGATCGACCCGCGGCTCATCTACGTCGCCGATTCGGGCTTCGGCCAGTGGGGCCCGTTCTCCCAGGGGCGCGCCTCCTACGACGCCGTGGCCCAGACCGTCTCCGGCATGATCGGCATCACGGGCTTCCCCGGGCGCCCCCCCATCCTCTGCGGCATGTTCATCGGCGACTGGTTCGGGGGGCTCATGGGCGCCACGGCGGCGCTGGCCGCCCTCCATCACCGGGACCGGACGGGCGAGGGGCAGTTCGTCGACTTCGCGCAGAGCGAGGGGCTCATCCGGACGCTGGACTGGACCTGGGTGCGACACGGTCTCACCGGGCAGGATCGGGGGCCGGCGGGCAACCGCGACGAGGCGCTGGTGCCGGCCGACATCTTCTCCACCCGCGACGGGTACGTGGCGGTGGCGGCGGCGCGTGATGCGGAGTTCAAGGGACTGTGCCAGGCCATGGGCGAGCCCGGCCTGGCGGCCGACCCGCGCTACGCCACGCTGCCCGAGCGGCAGAAGCCCGAGCACATGACGGCGCTGCTCGACCGCATCCGCGGCTGGGCGGGCAAGCTCGCCCGCGCCGAGGTGGAGGCCGCCGGGGCCCGGCACGGCTTCGCCGCCGTCCGTGTCGCCACTGCCCGGGACAAGTTCGAGGATGACCACCTGCGTGCCCGGGGCTCGGTCTGGGAGTACGAGGACCCGCTGTACGGCAAGCTGGTGGAGCAGGGGCCGGCGGCCAAGCTCTCGGAGACCCCGGCGCGGATCAAGTGGGCGGCCAAGCCGGTGGGCTGGCACAATCAGGACGTGCTGACCCGCCTGCTGGGGCTATCGCCGTCAGCCATCGCGGCGCTCCAGGAACGGAAGGTCATCGGACAGTGGGCCGACCGGAACGGCGCCCGGCCGCCCGCCGAGTGGACGGGAGGGCCCCGGATATGA